A genomic region of Arachis hypogaea cultivar Tifrunner chromosome 5, arahy.Tifrunner.gnm2.J5K5, whole genome shotgun sequence contains the following coding sequences:
- the LOC112803171 gene encoding uncharacterized protein, which produces MSAISVSTVSQEDFNTPRAPSPPSPIPDAYLLLQSDDHPGFVLVSQPLQEDNYASWCRSMRLALSEKRKICFIDGSLPKPDPVLDLALAESWQCTNDIVTTWLLNATSKDIATSVIYAGSAVLLWQDLETRFSQSNARRIF; this is translated from the coding sequence ATGTCTGCGATTTCTGTATCCACAGTTTCTCAGGAAGATTTCAATACTCCTCGAGCTCCGTCTCCGCCCTCGCCGATTCCTGATGCGTATCTTCTGCTCCAATCCGACGATCACCCAGGGTTCGTGCTTGTTTCACAACCCTTACAAGAAGACAACTACGCTTCTTGGTGCAGATCGATGAGGCTTGCGTTGAGTGAAAAACGCAAAATCTGCTTCATCGATGGCTCCCTCCCGAAGCCAGATCCAGTTCTTGACCTTGCGCTCGCTGAATCGTGGCAGTGCACGAACGACATCGTCACTACGTGGTTGCTGAATGCAACCTCCAAGGATATTGCGACAAGCGTCATCTATGCTGGATCCGCGGTTTTACTCTGGCAAGATTTGGAGACTCGCTTCTCTCAGAGCAATGCACGTCGCATTTTTTAG